Genomic segment of Salvia hispanica cultivar TCC Black 2014 chromosome 2, UniMelb_Shisp_WGS_1.0, whole genome shotgun sequence:
CGAGCAATTTCCCATATTTCACCCAATTTAATTtgtacataattaaagaaatgaaCTGCTCCTACAAGCGTTTAGTCAAAAATTGATAATCCAAAGAAAATCAACGGTCAATGTCATTCTTGGTAAAACACAATGTTAAATGTTTAGAAATGAAATCCTCCCCCTCCAGGAAATCCTCCTTCGAAGTGGAACGTAAATTGCTGCCCCCCTCCACCAAAAGGATTAAATCCCCCTTCACCCATTCCCATACCATTATCATCGATATCTTCTCCTCTGTCAAATCTGGTACGTTTATCTTCGTCCCCCAGAATCTGTCGAGAAAGCACACACATCACCAGTAAAATAACAGTCAGAGCAAGAGTTGCACAAAGATTAGCATCAAATATCAGAGATACAGAAATTTTTATCAAACATAAAGAGTAGATGAATGCAGACTTATGTTAAATAGGAAATTTTCCAACCTATTTGACCTATAAATGGCATCTTGTCAGCTCAATAAGCAATATAAGCCTAAAATCCAATAACCTTCATTGCTGAAGTTTATCACACATTAATTTCATCATTAGACTAAGATACTATAAATCCAGTCGTCTAGGCTGGCAGTGGCTTCTAAAATCTGGTACAGTGGAATAACAAGAAGCGCAGCTACAGATCTGTAGAACGGTGTGGcagaaaatataaagaagCTAGTACCTCATATGCAGATGCTATTTCACGAAATTTAGCTTCAGCTTCTTCTCTGTTGTCGACATTCTTATCTGGATGCCATTGCAATGCAAGCTTCTTGTAGGCCTTCTTAATCTCTGATATTGATGCAGTTTTTGAAACTCCTAGGATTTTGTACCAGTCTTTTCGTTGGCTCAACTTCAGTGATCTTTCGGCTCTCATTAACACTTCACGTATGTTCATATCCTATCAAAGGTGGTCATTTATATGAACATGTCATTTAGATGAAACTACAATATTGtcattcacaaaaattataGAGATACATAATCTAAAACAGCATGTCCTCCATTCTTGCCGAAGTTGCAATCATTAGAGTTGAAGAAGTAGTTaggatattttgtttttatatgcaACTCAATGCAGTAACAGAACTTATCTCAAAGATACAAATCGCAACTACTTATCTCTTTGGGGACAAGATCGGAGAGGTCCCCTCAAACACATAATAAAGTTTCAATGAAATTGTGAACTGCGTATAAAAGCATCTCCAGAATTCAATGGAACTCCAAATTAGTCTTTCCAACAACCAATTATTCCAACAATTTCGAAGATACctgtatttgtttattttgcagACACCTTTACTGGTTAAGCAAGTATGCCTATTATCTTGTGGATGGAAATAGTGTCCTTATAAATCAAGCAGAAAACAGAGCATCTCAGTAAGTATCTAACCTGAGGTGACTTTTCAGCAGCTGATTTTAAATCAGCCACAGCTCCTTCCCAATCTTCAACTAAAAGCTTCGCTTCACCTCTCTGTAGATTATTgttagaaattagaatatatatatgtaggtttgtgttaaaatgacaacccctcttaaagtgacaccgtgacaccacttatacagcaatattataaacgctacacaacaatattacaaacactacacagcaatctatagattgctgtatagtgtgtcggatattgctggacaagaaaaattgctgtATAAAGACCAACAAATTGCTGGCCgtctttttcagattttttttgccacatggcagcttattattcgtccacgtgtacaaatgattggctaggaatggtgttattttaaggggtggtggcaccatAACATGTccctatatatgtatacaatataaatatgtaatataattaaatactccctccgtcccgctttagcagtctcattgacttttctgccctctttttgtaaaaatgataaaaaatagttaaagtggagaaacggtaaagtaagagagacaataatgtagataagactcttctctatattattctctctcttaatttaccatttctcatttttaactattttttatcatttttacaaaaagagggcagaaaagtcaatgggactgctaaagcgggacggatggagtatatattaaaaagtaGAAATCTTGAGTTACTCCACTAGACCCAGGTTAAAAAACATTCAAGTTTAAACTTCCCAAACCCATTTCCATTTTCAGGACAATATGCCCAGCGGTTGAAGATAATTACCTGGACTAGAGCTTCAACTTGATCTCCATCAATTTCTAGTACTTCTGTGCAGCTCTTTACCGCATCAGTCCCCCTACCAAGCTTCACGTATACCTTACACAGTCCAAGATGAAGGTGTATATTGTGTGCAGTATGGTTTGGGTCAAAAGCAAGGGCAGCCTTGTAATCCTCCACTGCTAGGCGGAGTTTACCCTTGCCGGCATTATCTTCTGCCTGCAAGTATATGAATCAAATTTAGATTGACCGTAGTACTGCTGCAATAGTGCAGATTACTAAGacaaaatgaaagaacaaGCCATTACactttttgtcttttttagGAGGTTTTTCAATCCAAAATACGCCTTCTTCAGCTCACCATGCTCAGGGTCCAAACGAAGACCTTTCTGGTAATGCCTGGGAATATAttcaaaacaatttaaaaacaaaaataaatcaaaggCAACGCtacataatttatagtaaGATTTTCGACAGACCTAGTGGCTATGTCATGATCAGCCAAATAATAGTAGGCACGACCACGCAATAGCAAAGCCTCTAAATTAGTTTCATCTTCTTTAAGAATGAATCCTGTCTCAGATATGGCTTTTGAATAATCTTTAGCTGCTATCAATAGCCTCACTTTAAGAAATTTAGCCTGAAATAAAGTGACAGGAAACTTACACTGAATGCTtttacaaaaaacaaaacaattggTACTTTGTTCATATAGGACAAAGTAAATAGGCAAACCTTATAGCATTCTGGAGAAAAAACAAGTACAactttataaatatactccaatGCTTTGGTATAATCTCCTGAATCAAAAAGGTCGTTAGCTGAATTTAAGGCATTCTGAGCTTGATACAACTGCGAAAGCTCCTTTTCTGCTGCCGAATTGCCAGGATTCATCTCCAGAACACTTTTGTAACTTCCCTCTGATTCCTCGTATCTACATCAGCGAAAAACTTCCTAAATCATATGATTTATCAATCAGATGCAAAAGAATGAAGAATGACTTGAGTCCAATTATCCAACAGTAAGTGACATGGAGTATGTGAAGTTATTAACTATACTCTAGCAAACGTAAAAAAAAACCGtaacaatcacataaaattatcAGGTTAAATAAAGCCAAACAATATAATTACTCTGACCAAATCAAATCCTGGCTAAAGATTCATTTTGTAGACGCTCAGAGAAGAAGCAGATTTAGGTTTTCGGGAGTATGAAGTGAGAGATGCAACCAAGAAGCAATGGAGAATCAGATGTCATCCTCAAGCTACTAATGAATTACAAGTGCAAAAACAAGTAAGAACAGCACAAAATTTGTTCATCTGCCCATATACAAGTACAGTTATTGAGTTTAGCATAGATGCTAAAAAGACCTGCATAGTTGACGAAGAATGGATGCTCTATGCCAATATGCTTCTGAAAGTGCTGGATCTGCCTCTATAGCAGCATTTAGGTCTCTGAGAGCCTCACTATATTTCTTCACTTTGATACTCTGTGAAACTCTCTCAAAGAGAGAAGCACCACCTGCTTGGTCATCTgctcattaaataaaaaagtatacGCTTAGAGTATGAGGTACTTTAACCAATATCGTAATCGTAGAACAATCAAGTAATCTATGTGTTACCAATCTTCATGTAATTGAAGGGCAAGTAACTTTGGCACTCAATCCAACATACCACTTATCTTCCAAAACTAGTTAAAAACAATACTATTCCTAAAGAAGGAATCTTGAAGATTGGCAAACAAGGTtccactttccattttcatagAACTCTGGGGTGAACAGAACTCTAGGTGAACCCAACATACATTTATGCTATATTTGTACTGAAAAGCAGAAAGAGAGCatgaagatgatgaaagaTGAAAGGATAAATGCAGTCTTTGATATAACTAATTCCTAATTCCTAACCAACTGCTGAAACAGTTGATGATGTGCCATTCTTAATAATTTGAAGGGGATTTGGACATGTTCTAATCTCATTCATCTAACTTCACATGAACCAACAACCAATATACTACAAAGGATCAACCTTATTTCCAGGAATGACTACTTCCGCAGACTAAAAACCATGAGGCACTATTACAGGGTTTAGACTCTGAAACATAGAAAGCTGATGGTATTGGTATCCAAGTAGTAGGTTATTGATATCATATACAGACCACCCCTCACTTCATGTGACTAAATGTAGGCCTAACGATCAAATCATTCCGAGAATAAGATCTTTACAACAATGTGAAAACAGAGAACATTCATACATACCTAATTCTAACATAAACAGCAGAAATTAAGGCTAATCAGTTGTTTAAGTAGAACAGGTCAGCAACTGAATCAGATATGCATGCTAAAAGCTGATCAAAAGGACTAGTTAAtccaattataaaaaaaattattaaaccTGCAGCAACGAGCGGTTGGAGAAGCTGGCAGCAAAACACGAAGTTTACAATCAATGCTGCGTAGAGAAAGCCTGTTGGCGCCATTGAATCAAAACCAAAGAGCTTCATCCCCATCGCAGCCTCCTATTTTGAGGCAAAGAACAAACAGAAATAACTATAGGCTAATCTTATGCGAAGctctaattaatatatgaagTTCGGTGATTGGGCCTGCGTGTACAGACGCAAGATTCGATAGAGCCATTCCACGTTGAACAACCCTATAATAGTTTGCCACGTGTGATACAACTTGCCTTTTAACATTAGCCACGTGGAGgaacttttttcttctttatgaACCTATCAAGTTTGGGCTTGCATAACCGAAAATAAATGGGCCTAGATTCGGAAAAAGCCTTGTCGgtctaattaatttgaatttcatttaaCGGCCCAACAAaggctgatttttttttaaacggTTGGTTAAGAGTGTGAATTTTGCATTTCTGGTTTCTTGGATgcattttgacaatttttgtgAATTACTAGTAAATCTTActataataaaacaataatattcaGACATACTCCcttctttttccaaaaataaaaacttctaGAACAATACgtattttaatgcaaaattggtaaagtatgaAATAGATAAAAGGAAAGAATGTGTTAATGGAAAATGTCACTCATGACTCATCTTAGAGAAAGAACTTTCCTAAAATAGAGTGTTTCTATTCATACGAATGgattagtaaaaaatgaaaagaggcAGTAAATAAATTGTTGTTTTAAATCTTAATTGCTGCAGCCTGCAGTCAAATAACCGACGTAAATATGAtgtccactattttttttatttcaccaatttttgtgtttaaaacGATGAAAATGCACATAATTAGCCTATGGAGGAGATATATAGATAGATGTTCGTTTTAGACCAAAATCATTAACATTTATTTGTCGATCATATGAACATTTTTATATCGTGGAAATTTGCCGCATAAGTGGAAAATTTACTTAGGCTATGCTCATGTCTAAGcatgaagaaaataataccCAAACCAAATAATTGGAGGATGAGAGTTCACATAATAAAGTGAAAAGATTCGGTTATGCCCAAAAGAAA
This window contains:
- the LOC125203952 gene encoding dnaJ protein P58IPK homolog — its product is MGMKLFGFDSMAPTGFLYAALIVNFVFCCQLLQPLVAADDQAGGASLFERVSQSIKVKKYSEALRDLNAAIEADPALSEAYWHRASILRQLCRYEESEGSYKSVLEMNPGNSAAEKELSQLYQAQNALNSANDLFDSGDYTKALEYIYKVVLVFSPECYKAKFLKVRLLIAAKDYSKAISETGFILKEDETNLEALLLRGRAYYYLADHDIATRHYQKGLRLDPEHGELKKAYFGLKNLLKKTKSAEDNAGKGKLRLAVEDYKAALAFDPNHTAHNIHLHLGLCKVYVKLGRGTDAVKSCTEVLEIDGDQVEALVQRGEAKLLVEDWEGAVADLKSAAEKSPQDMNIREVLMRAERSLKLSQRKDWYKILGVSKTASISEIKKAYKKLALQWHPDKNVDNREEAEAKFREIASAYEILGDEDKRTRFDRGEDIDDNGMGMGEGGFNPFGGGGQQFTFHFEGGFPGGGGFHF